In a single window of the Bufo bufo chromosome 5, aBufBuf1.1, whole genome shotgun sequence genome:
- the BMI1 gene encoding polycomb complex protein BMI-1 isoform X2, producing the protein MHRTTRIKITELNPHLMCVLCGGYFIDATTIIECLHSFCKTCIVRYLETSKYCPICDVQVHKTRPLLNIRADKTLQDIVYKLVPGLFKNEMKRRRDFYADHPSADVTNGSNEDRGEVADEDKRIITDDEIISLSIEFFDQNRMDRKGNREKEKSREEANDKRYLRCPAAMTVMHLRKFLRSKMDIPCTFQIDVMYEEEPLKDYYTLMDIAYIYTWRRNGPLPLKYRVRPTCKRMKIGHPTGRVNNISGDLESDSGSDKAGSPSAGVASTSSCFPSPNTPVQSPHPHFPHISTTMNGTSSIPNSNHHNPFANRARKMSLNGTAATSSG; encoded by the exons ATGCATCGGACGACCAGGATCAAAATCACCGAGCTCAACCCCCATCTGATGTGTGTCCTCTGTGGTGGATACTTCATAGATGCCACAACTATCATTGAGTGCCTCCATTCTT TCTGTAAAACCTGCATCGTGCGTTATCTGGAGACCAGCAAATATTGTCCTATCTGTGATGTCCAAGTGCACAAGACCAGACCTCTGCTGAATATCAG GGCAGACAAAACCCTCCAAGATATCGTGTACAAGCTGGTGCCAGGACTGTTTAAGA ATGAAATGAAAAGAAGAAGAGACTTCTATGCAGACCATCCTTCTGCAGATG TGACAAATGGCTCTAATGAAGACAGAGGAGAGGTGGCCGATGAGGACAAGAGGATCATAACAGACGATGAGATTATCAGTTTATCCATTGAGTTCTTTGATCAGAACAG AATGGACCGGAAAGGAAATCGGGAGAAGGAAAAATCAAGAGAAGAG GCTAATGACAAGAGGTACCTTCGCTGTCCTGCTGCCATGACTGTAATGCACCTAAGGAAATTTCTTAGAAGCAAAATGGACATACCTTGCACCTTCCAG ATCGATGTCATGTATGAAGAGGAACCCTTAAAAGACTATTACACATTAATGGATATTGCTTACATATACACCTGGAGAAGG AATGGGCCACTGCCTTTAAAGTACAGAGTGAGACCTACCTGTAAGAGGATGAAAATCGGCCACCCTACTGGAAGAGTGAATAACATTAGTGGAGATTTGGAAAGTGACTCTGGCAGTGACAAGGCAGGAAGCCCATCAGCTGGGGTTGCTTCCACTTCCTCCTGCTTCCCGAGCCCCAACACCCCAGTCCAGTCCCCACACCCACATTTCCCTCACATTTCCACAACCATGAATGGGACCAGCTCCATTCCTAACAGCAACCACCATAATCCTTTCGCCAACAGGGCAAGGAAAATGTCACTGAATGGAACAGCAGCCACTTCATCTGGGTGA
- the BMI1 gene encoding polycomb complex protein BMI-1 isoform X1, whose translation MHRTTRIKITELNPHLMCVLCGGYFIDATTIIECLHSFCKTCIVRYLETSKYCPICDVQVHKTRPLLNIRADKTLQDIVYKLVPGLFKNEMKRRRDFYADHPSADVTNGSNEDRGEVADEDKRIITDDEIISLSIEFFDQNRMDRKGNREKEKSREEQANDKRYLRCPAAMTVMHLRKFLRSKMDIPCTFQIDVMYEEEPLKDYYTLMDIAYIYTWRRNGPLPLKYRVRPTCKRMKIGHPTGRVNNISGDLESDSGSDKAGSPSAGVASTSSCFPSPNTPVQSPHPHFPHISTTMNGTSSIPNSNHHNPFANRARKMSLNGTAATSSG comes from the exons ATGCATCGGACGACCAGGATCAAAATCACCGAGCTCAACCCCCATCTGATGTGTGTCCTCTGTGGTGGATACTTCATAGATGCCACAACTATCATTGAGTGCCTCCATTCTT TCTGTAAAACCTGCATCGTGCGTTATCTGGAGACCAGCAAATATTGTCCTATCTGTGATGTCCAAGTGCACAAGACCAGACCTCTGCTGAATATCAG GGCAGACAAAACCCTCCAAGATATCGTGTACAAGCTGGTGCCAGGACTGTTTAAGA ATGAAATGAAAAGAAGAAGAGACTTCTATGCAGACCATCCTTCTGCAGATG TGACAAATGGCTCTAATGAAGACAGAGGAGAGGTGGCCGATGAGGACAAGAGGATCATAACAGACGATGAGATTATCAGTTTATCCATTGAGTTCTTTGATCAGAACAG AATGGACCGGAAAGGAAATCGGGAGAAGGAAAAATCAAGAGAAGAG CAGGCTAATGACAAGAGGTACCTTCGCTGTCCTGCTGCCATGACTGTAATGCACCTAAGGAAATTTCTTAGAAGCAAAATGGACATACCTTGCACCTTCCAG ATCGATGTCATGTATGAAGAGGAACCCTTAAAAGACTATTACACATTAATGGATATTGCTTACATATACACCTGGAGAAGG AATGGGCCACTGCCTTTAAAGTACAGAGTGAGACCTACCTGTAAGAGGATGAAAATCGGCCACCCTACTGGAAGAGTGAATAACATTAGTGGAGATTTGGAAAGTGACTCTGGCAGTGACAAGGCAGGAAGCCCATCAGCTGGGGTTGCTTCCACTTCCTCCTGCTTCCCGAGCCCCAACACCCCAGTCCAGTCCCCACACCCACATTTCCCTCACATTTCCACAACCATGAATGGGACCAGCTCCATTCCTAACAGCAACCACCATAATCCTTTCGCCAACAGGGCAAGGAAAATGTCACTGAATGGAACAGCAGCCACTTCATCTGGGTGA